Within Piliocolobus tephrosceles isolate RC106 chromosome 7, ASM277652v3, whole genome shotgun sequence, the genomic segment CCGCTTCCCACCTGCGTCAAGCTCCAGCTGGTAACAAGGCAGCGGCTCAAGAGAGAGCTTGTAACCCTCGAAGCGGGGATCCAACAGAGGTCTCTTCACTCGTAGGGAGCAATTAGCCGCCACCTCCATCGCTTTCCAGGGTCGCAGCGTGAGAATTAATAAAGCCCTTGTTGAAAGGTCCGCGCTTCACGCCTCGCACAGAGACTGGGAAGCAGCGTGGTTCCCATCCCAGAAAACACTGCGGTGCGAACTGccttctgggaaatgtagtgtccGTGAAAAAGTTGAAGTTGTTGCATGCTGGGCTATGTAGTTCTCCTGGTAGTTACCGCCCGCGCGACGGCAAGGGCTGAACTATCTTACCCAGAGGCCCTAGCGACCAGGAGGCGGCCCGCGCTGGTTAAATTCTCACATTATAGGCAGGGTGGCGAGACCCCGCCCCGGAAATGCGTGTTCTAGCTTTCTGTGTGCTTAGGTGCCCGAGCTACTGAGGGTCTAAGTCCGGGCAGCCGAAGAGTGTGGTAGGTAACGGTCGTCAGCGCAAGGGTCATTTCGTCGCTGGGAAGGGACGGCCCTCGCCCGCGGTGATGGTGGTGAGCTATGCCTGTGGTCCTCAGGGCCGGGACCCGGGCCCAGCCCAGGCTCCTTTCGATGTACTGTCTTTCGTTAGCGTCCCCGACCCGCGCTCGCGGGCCTGTAGGGCTCTCCGACAGGGCGTGCTACCGGAGTTGGCCTGAAGCCAGTCCTCGCTTTGTTTTCTGGCTCCTCCCCTCCCGCCTCTCCCGCTGTCTCCGCCCTGttctattttccctaagaatGTCTGAACTGGGAGGGATACCCTAGCGCCCTTGTTTTaccagtgagaaaactgaggcctttaagaattaagtgacttgtccaaggtcactatCCGTATTTTAGGGGCCAAGAGGAGATCAAGTTCAATATTCCAGAAATAGTACTGACTAGACCTTGtagttattttgaaaatgttaaccTCCAATTACAAAAGCAAGCATTTCCTAGTTCTTACTCAACTTCTCCTTTTCCCTGttcctctcaaaaaagaaaaaaaaatcaactctgaAAACTCATTGCCAGTCTGAATTTTCAACAGGCCAGATGGAAGACAACAAAAGTAATCTCAAGTTAGTGACAGATTAGGTGGGAAAACGTTAGTTTACGCcaggttttatttaatttaaacttttaagtgGCTTGAATGCTTTCAAAACCTAACTTTCCTCTCCTTTTAACATCATTTTGGTTTGGGTTGTCTCTTTTTACTGAAAATTGAGGACTTTGTAAGTTAAGAATTAGTTTGAGATTTGTTTTCTCCTtatcccaccagcaatgtgtgtgTAAACAAACACATCCACACACTTACGTTTACCACTTGTAATTGTGGGTTCATCCTAGTGAAGAGTAAAGCAAAGCACTTTAGAGCCTTatctagtaattttatttttttaattaattattttttatttttttttttgagatggagagtcttgccctgtcacccaggctagagtgcagcggcgcgatctcggctcactgcaacctctgcctccccagttcaagcgattctcctgcctctgccgcctgagtagctgggattacagacgcctgccaccaagcccggctaatttttctgtttttagtagagacggggtttcaccgtcttggtcaggctggtcttgaactcctgacctcatgatccgcctgggcctcccaaagtgctgggattacaggcgtgagccaccgcgcccggcctggtaatttaattttttgtactaaTAGTGTTTAATCTTTTTTGGTATTTAGTTTATATGACTTCTCCCAATTTTTGGATGTAGTCTGTGCAGAAGTGTTCGGCAGTTATGTTCCGTTTTGGAGCTCCTAGGGTCAAAGTACTTGAGTTCAAAATCTGCCTTTCCACTTTctatctctgtgcctcagtttcctcatcagtaaaatacaGATTATGttgttaatataaatatgtaacaatACATTCTGGGAATTAaatgtgatatttaaaaaaaagcaaaccccCACAGCATTAGCCCAGTGCCAAGCACATAAGTGTTTAATGAAGAGTGATGATATTGTTCACACACTTGAAATGTATCACTCCTTCAGTTGATAGAATGGTAAACATGTTAGGATGCCTGCCTAGAGGATTTagaagaaaatgctttgtaaatgttCTATATCTGAAAATACATGTTGATGTCCAGGTTAGCAAGATGAACAAAGATGCGCAGATGAGAGCAGCGATTAACCAAAAGttgatagaaactggagaaagaGAACGGTAAGTAATAGATTGTGTTAGTAAATTACATTTTACCATCTTTAATAGTTACATTATAAGAATCTAAACAAGAAATGAAACATGTCACTGGAAAGAATTACAATTGACAACATTATAAAAAGTTTCTATTCCGaatatctggaaaaaataatttaggtgTGTTAAGTATTGCAGGACTTGGAGGGAAATGTTTATATAGAAAGATGAGCAAGAAATGGCTCTTAAtttgacagagaagaaaaagtacCTGAATTACAATTGGAGACATAATGTTACCTGGGTTTTAACAGGGAGACAACGTTGTGGAACCAGCTTCATTTACCAGGCTCTCAACCTTGGAGCAGCAAGGGCTGTTTCCACTCTCTAAAacactcttccttctcttccttttgagCTAATTCTAGCTCATCTATCAGGTCTCATTTATATATTGTGTCTTCAAGGAATGTTTTTAAGTCCCAAATACCTTGTTCCATGATAGCATTTAATCAACATTGTATTCTAACAATCTACTTGGCTTGTTTGTATCCTCCAGTATAATCTAAGTTAACACCAAAAACATTGTATACCCAGTATCTAAATTTTTGTGTGGTTCATAATTGGCCaagtaaatatttacagaatgaaCAGGTTTAGAAGTACAAAGAAGGGGCTGAGGAATCAAGAAAGGCTCCCAGAGCCAGAGTTATAAAGTGAGTAAGACAAATATGTATAAGGAAGAGTGGGATTCTTTCAACTCGACCTGAGCATTAAGGTGATCAGGTAAGAGCTCACACAATAATAAGAAGTACATCTGTTGCTGACTTTATTTTTGGATCATGGGAGTCATTGAAAGGTTCTAAGAAAGGGAATAACTAGATCACGTTTACTCTTtaggaatcttactctgttggtATGGAACTTGGACTTGAAGGGGACAAGATAGATGGCAGAAAAATAAGGTAGAAGATTATATAGGGTTGAAAATGGAGAACTCCAAAAAATGGGAAGGAGATcttagaattttaataaaatgtagaaaCAGCAACCCTCAAAATGAGGAAAGAGGCATCTATAACTGCCTTGGGTAGCTTTAGAGGATAGTACTGCTTTTAAGGAGTACggattgtgtgttttttgtttgtttgttttttcattcatgcAGCTTCAATACTGAGTTTCTATCATATGCCTTGTCCTGTTAAGGTGTTAGAGGTAACAGTAGTGGACAGAAATGGAGTCTGTGTTTtcatggagcttgcattctaATGGGAGGAGACAGATAAAAATATGTAGTATGTCAGATGGTGATGAGCACTAGAGGAacaataaagcagaaaataaagaggTGTAATATTTtagatagaaaaaaacaaagaagaaatcagaaggaggccgggtgcggtggttcacgcctataatcccagcactctgggaagccgaggctggtgaatcacgaggtcaggagattgagaccatcctggctaacatggtgaaaccccatctctactaaaaatacaaaaattagccttgcatGATGGTaggttgtagtcccagctactcgggaggctgaggcagacgaatcgcttgaacttggaggcagagtttgcagtgagctgagatcgtgccacttcactccagcctgggccacaagagtgaaactcttgtctcaaaaaaaaaaaaaaaagaaatcagaaggatATGAGGGAGAGCAGGGACTCTTAAGTTCCTGAGATAAGAACTTGCCTTTCATTTTTGAGGAGCACAGGGATGCTAGGGAGACTGAGTAAATTGGGTGAGGGAGAGTGGAGATAAAGTCAGTGGCATAGCTGAGGAGAAGGCACATGATGAAGGATCATGTAGGCTGTAATAAAGTCTCAGAGTTTTATTCTGAGTATGTTGGGAAGGCACTGAAGGTTTTTGAGCAGCAGGAGAAGAACTAAGTATACAAGGGAAGAAGCAGGGAGACAACCTAGAATGCTATGGTAATATTCTAGAGAAGAGATGATGGCTTGAACTAGGGTAGTAATGGCAGAGATAGTGAGAAAGGTGAATTCTAGTTGTATGTTTTAGATTGAACCCAATAAGATTTGCTTATAGATAGGATGTATAGTGTCAACAAGGAAGCTGAGCAGAAGGATACTACAGAGATTCCTAGTCTGAGAAACCAGAAGAATGGAATTGCCATTCTCAGAAGAAGAACAAACAGGATGAAGTGGTAGAGAATCAAAAGTTGGATTTTGGCCCTATTAGGTTGAAAGACCTAATTAAATATGAAGATGAGAATGTCACATAGTGGATGTCTAGGGATAGTGAAAGTGGTTTGCAGGGAAAGAGAATTTGTTTGGGATGTGACATTCTTAAGCTGAGAAGTTAAATGATTTAGGTTGAGGATTGAAGATTTGTAAAAGTGGGTATggcaaaagaataagaaaatactttattgcaCCTGTGATGCCATTAGTTGCATATACACTGCCACTTTTTTGccattgagaaaaagaaaacactgccaATTAAATTATGAGGGGCATGCCAATTACTGAATCATTAAAATGTGGGGGGAACAACAGTCTTACAGTCAATGAAATACCATTGTCATTTTGTAGTTTAGAAGGGCCTGATAGGGATCAAAGAAGGGGGTAGCCTGTGAAGTTAAAGGTAATGGGGGAAATAGGAGAGCTAAAGGATAAGAAGTTGAGGTTAAAGAATGGATTTTGGAATTTGAAGATTTCAGAGGTGCAGCTGCTCCAAGTTCAGTTAATACTCTCTAGATGTTGTACAAGACCCATGATATTCCTGTTGGTAGAGTACAGTAGAAAGTATGTAACGTGGCCAAAGAATAGAGCTTCTTGAAAAGTATTTTAGCCCCTCCGCTTCATTTAATTTTACTCATTAAATGAGACCCGGATGAAATGAAAGGCCCAGAATTTAAGTACTTGCATAAGATCAAAGAACTATTTAGCAGTAGACCCAAGATTAGGCCACAGTTAAAGTTTTGTAACTGGAAGGCAGGGAATTTTTAGCTGAACACTGAACCTTTGTTTTATGCATTGTTGTCTAAGATGTTATACATTGTtcaatttgaaaacatttctttttcaacagCCTCAAAGAGTTGCTGAGAGCTAAATTAATTGAATGTGGCTGGAAGGATCAGTTGAAGGCACACTGTAAAGGTAATCAGTTTCATTTGGAAGATAAACTAATCCTATTTTTTCTGATCAGGATTGGTTTGGGGGTTGCTTATTTTAAGGTATATTGAGTACTCAAGCATGATTTTAAACAAATACGAAATTTAATCCTGTAATGGTTTCCTCTTCTTGGTGGCATATGTAGACCTAATTcccaatttttagaaattttttctgtttctgttaaaaCAAGTGAAGCATGAGCACTTAAGATTTTCTCTAGTATCAGAATATGGAATCTCATGTCTTTCAGCAACTTTATTGTTTCTTATGTTTTAACAAATAGAACACTTTAGGGTTGGCAGACTTATAGAAATTATCTCTCTCCTGTCTTTAAcagtgaaaatttgaaaaattcatcTGTGAAACCTCTTAGAatgcacttaaaaaaaagtagaagggaAGCTTATTAAATTACTGGATATTGTTGATGATACCATTTGATAGATTACACATGTCACTAAGGGGAGCCTCCTTTCTGTCTCAGCTTTTGATATAATGGAATTGGATATTTTTAATGAATCCCCATTGTATTGTAATagtttctacaaataaaaataataaactatttatATGTTAACTGTAAGAAGGCAATGCGACAAATTAGTAAAAGCATAGACCTTAAGGTCATATAGATTTTCATCACTGGAAGAATAGAGCTGGATTTCAACTCAGGGCTGGATgacttatttaatctttaagCCTCAGTTGCCTCACCTGTGAAGTGGGAAAATACCTAGCCCATTAGATCATTGTGACTATTAAATGTTGTAAAGCACCTAGTAGAGATCtagtaaatattaattataacacCTACAAGTTTTCAGCATTTTACAGATGTTAGATTTGAATATTacagtttaaatttattttaagtgtcACAATTACTTATTAAGTTGCAGGTTATTTAGCCCAGACTTATGAACAGACTTttatcttttagatctaaagaaTACTTGATATGTTTGTAAGGTTGAACTAAATTTTCAgtgtcctttttttaaaagaaccagtCTACACTCGAAAAACATGATCTTAACCCTTCCTCTATGAAAATCTTTCTTACAGATAATGATTTTAAATGATatgatttgttttttgcttttgcatAAGAggtaattaaagaaaaaggaCTAGAACACGTTACTGTTGATGACTTGGTGGCTGAAATCACTCCAAAAGGCAGAGGTAAGGAATACAGAGTGTTTTAAAGGAAACATGCTACAGAcgtgattttttttaatctcttgctgattcagattttctttctgtttttaaggaAAAGCACTACCTACATTGCCTCTTGTAAAGAGTTAAAATTGCCTACCTGCCTGCTAGCATAGTCTGGGAGTAGCAAGTGAGATACTAGATTTCAGTGTTCTTGCACTCTAGAATGATGCACCAATGCAAGTTGATACAGTTgttcaaacaaaaaatttttaaaatatgggatTCTGTAGCATCAAGTATTACATGAAGCTAGGATTTATAAACTTTATCAGATGTGGCATGACtccacttaaatatttaataattcaaaGTCTTATTCCAACCCCTGAGTCATTGCTCCTCTATCtccttattaaaaattaatgaaggtCTGTCTTCTTAAGTTCAACCTTTAATGCCTTGTTTACGGAAGGCAAAGTTAAGATaggaaatattatattaaaactgATGATGTGTAGTAAATGTCAGGAGCTACATCATTGTTATCTTAGATATAactacattattttcatttactttgatAAAGTTGGAGTTGTAACTGGAAGGTAAATTAGATGGTCCAAGTTGTTTTGTCACACAGAAATTGTGAAAAGAATTTAAGTGTAAAAAGTAAATAAGcttgaaaattattattacagAACATGAATTTTTGAACTCTTCTCTGCTGAGAATAAGCTACAGAATCCCATGGTCCTTTTCAGCCATCTCTTTAGGCCTGTTTACAACTGGAAAACATGACTTTTTCTTCAAGTATGTctcagggaaaggaaaaaataattattgttccCATTGTTCCCCttgtgaatttatatttttaaatttctgaattctttttttttgtttgttttcttctgtgactTACACTTAGTGTGTTAACATTATTTAGGAAACAGCTATACAAGTTAGAAACTACCCTTTGTTTCTCCTTTAATACTTAAACCTTGGCTATTTCAATGTCTTGTAGCTCCCCTGCTAGATAATGAgcaaatagaagtaaaaatagatgttttaatTTATGTTCTTAGTCTTCTTACTGTTAAAAGGAGACATATTTTTTAATACAGTAAAATTGCCGTTTTTATAGTGCACAGTTCTGTGAactttatacatatgtataggtTCATGTAGCTACCAGTCAGGATACAGAACAAATAGTTCCCTCACCACCAAAACCTCCCTCATGGTATTCCTTTATAGTCCCATCTTATTTCAAGGCAACTAACTGATCCTGTTCTCAATCACcgtaatttttattaaaattctttttagtaTACATATTGATTACATTTCCAGTGGACTTGAATTAATTATGTAGTCTTGATTTGTGGGTTGGCTTAAACTAAACAGTTTATAAAGAAGAATATCTGCCTTATttgatttgtataatttttttatggAGATACTGAACTGTATCTGAAGTTTTCCATTTCTCCAGAACACAAGTAAATACATTAGAAGTTGTAGTTAactgcccccccccccttttttttgcatttatggtTTAACATTCTGAATAGATAATAGTCAAATGGGTCAAAAGTATAGCATATAATAGTtgtaattttttggatttttactaGCTTGGagtgtatataaatgtatgatTTCAGTAAAATACAGATTACCTTCTAAAACATATACCAGTTTATACTCCAGCTAATATAAGAGTACTCCCTTAGTCTTGCCAACACAGTATTGCCAAcacaatgtgtatgtatacatatatatttttttacttatgtatatacttatgtttgtatattttatgtatatatatacttaaatatatgtatgtttttatatatgtataaatatatatacttt encodes:
- the ENY2 gene encoding transcription and mRNA export factor ENY2 isoform X1, with product MVVSKMNKDAQMRAAINQKLIETGERERLKELLRAKLIECGWKDQLKAHCKEVIKEKGLEHVTVDDLVAEITPKGRALVPDSVKKELLQRIRTFLAQHASL
- the ENY2 gene encoding transcription and mRNA export factor ENY2 isoform X2; amino-acid sequence: MNKDAQMRAAINQKLIETGERERLKELLRAKLIECGWKDQLKAHCKEVIKEKGLEHVTVDDLVAEITPKGRALVPDSVKKELLQRIRTFLAQHASL